A stretch of Vicinamibacterales bacterium DNA encodes these proteins:
- the moaA gene encoding GTP 3',8-cyclase MoaA, which translates to MSLVDRLGRPLRSLRVSVTDRCNLRCQYCMPEEEYAWLPKEDLLTFEEIATLVALFADLGVDKVRLTGGEPLLRRDLPDLVRLLASSARLTDLALTTNGVLLARQAAPLKDAGLMRLTVSLDTLSPDRFTALTRLTTHDRVLAGIEAAAPLFDGLKIDTVVMRGVNDDEMVPLIEYAKTHRAEVRFIEYMDVGGATRWSTDKVVPREEMLRRLAAHYGSAEPIEETVWAPADRFRLPDGTVIGVIASTTTPFCGTCDRSRLTADGVWFMCLYAAEGLDLRRPLRTGAGSSAVAQTIRGAWQGRVDRGAEVRLAERERGVFIPTVTLKHNPHLEMHTRGG; encoded by the coding sequence ATGTCACTCGTCGATCGGCTCGGCCGACCCCTTCGCAGCCTGCGTGTCTCGGTCACGGACCGCTGCAACCTCCGCTGCCAGTACTGCATGCCGGAGGAGGAGTACGCGTGGCTGCCCAAGGAGGACCTCCTCACGTTCGAGGAGATCGCGACGCTGGTCGCGCTGTTCGCCGACCTCGGTGTGGACAAGGTGCGCCTCACCGGCGGTGAACCGCTGCTTCGGCGCGACCTGCCGGACCTCGTGCGCCTGCTCGCCTCGAGCGCGAGGCTGACCGATCTCGCGCTCACGACCAACGGCGTCCTGCTCGCCCGCCAGGCGGCGCCCCTGAAGGACGCGGGCCTGATGCGGCTGACCGTCAGCCTCGACACGCTCAGCCCCGACAGGTTCACCGCCCTCACCCGCCTGACCACGCACGATCGCGTGCTCGCCGGCATCGAGGCCGCTGCCCCGCTGTTCGACGGCCTGAAGATCGATACCGTGGTCATGCGCGGCGTGAACGATGACGAGATGGTCCCGCTGATTGAGTACGCGAAGACCCACCGCGCCGAGGTGCGCTTCATCGAGTACATGGATGTGGGCGGGGCGACGCGCTGGTCCACCGACAAGGTGGTGCCGCGCGAGGAGATGCTCAGGCGTCTGGCTGCGCACTACGGCAGCGCCGAGCCAATCGAGGAGACGGTCTGGGCGCCGGCGGATCGGTTCCGCCTGCCCGATGGGACGGTCATCGGCGTCATCGCATCGACCACGACACCGTTCTGCGGCACGTGCGACCGCTCACGGTTGACGGCCGACGGCGTCTGGTTCATGTGTCTGTACGCGGCCGAAGGACTCGACTTGCGGCGTCCTCTGCGGACCGGTGCTGGAAGTTCGGCCGTCGCCCAGACGATCCGGGGAGCCTGGCAGGGACGCGTCGATCGCGGCGCCGAGGTTCGGCTCGCCGAACGGGAACGCGGAGTGTTCATCCCGACCGTGACCCTCAAGCACAATCCCCATCTCGAGATGCACACCCGAGGCGGATAG
- the amrS gene encoding AmmeMemoRadiSam system radical SAM enzyme, with protein sequence MRSLADELARRTREGELYETYNGDWTRCFACGHRCPIPNGAQGVCKVRFNRNGRLMVPWGYVSSAQCDPIEKKPFFHAYPGALAYSFGMLGCDLHCGYCQNWVTSQALRDPNASLHAQTASPEALVQDAVRSGAKAIVSTYNEPLITTEWAVEIFKHARQAGLVTGFVSNGNGTPEVLEYLRPWIDLFKIDLKGFDDKHYRSLGGRLEPILDTIRRAHAMGLWLEVVTLLVPGFNNSDAELTRLAAFLAGVSPNIPWHVSAYHEDYRMSGTGDTTVDMLLRAVDIGRAAGLTYVYAGNMPGSVGGCEDTTCPSCHEILIERFAYLIRRYRLTPDGACPACGTRIPGRWDPKFEGQTVARPLGRRLGTVSLS encoded by the coding sequence ATGAGATCGTTGGCCGACGAACTGGCGCGGCGCACGAGGGAAGGCGAGTTGTACGAGACGTACAACGGAGACTGGACGCGATGCTTCGCGTGTGGACATCGGTGTCCAATCCCCAACGGCGCGCAGGGCGTGTGCAAGGTCCGGTTCAACCGGAACGGTCGCTTGATGGTGCCCTGGGGCTACGTGAGCAGCGCCCAGTGCGACCCCATCGAGAAGAAGCCCTTCTTCCATGCCTATCCCGGCGCGCTCGCCTACAGCTTCGGCATGCTCGGGTGCGATCTCCACTGCGGGTACTGCCAGAACTGGGTCACCTCGCAGGCGCTCCGCGACCCCAACGCCTCGCTCCACGCGCAGACCGCCTCGCCCGAGGCGCTGGTCCAAGACGCCGTCCGCTCCGGCGCCAAGGCCATCGTCAGCACCTACAACGAACCGCTGATCACGACCGAGTGGGCGGTGGAGATCTTCAAGCACGCCAGGCAGGCCGGCCTGGTCACCGGCTTCGTCTCCAATGGCAACGGGACGCCCGAGGTGCTCGAGTACCTCCGGCCCTGGATCGATCTCTTCAAGATCGATCTGAAGGGTTTCGACGACAAGCACTACCGGAGTCTCGGCGGACGTCTCGAGCCGATCCTTGACACGATCCGGCGGGCCCACGCCATGGGGCTGTGGCTGGAGGTCGTGACGCTGCTCGTACCGGGCTTCAACAATTCGGATGCCGAGTTGACGCGCCTGGCGGCGTTTCTGGCCGGCGTCTCCCCCAACATTCCGTGGCACGTCTCGGCCTACCACGAGGATTACCGGATGAGCGGCACGGGGGACACGACGGTCGACATGCTGCTCAGGGCCGTGGACATTGGTCGGGCTGCCGGACTCACCTACGTCTACGCCGGCAACATGCCCGGCTCGGTCGGCGGGTGCGAGGACACGACCTGCCCGTCGTGCCATGAGATTCTCATCGAACGCTTCGCCTACCTGATTCGCCGCTACCGCCTGACGCCAGACGGCGCGTGCCCCGCCTGCGGCACCCGAATCCCCGGCCGATGGGACCCGAAGTTCGAGGGCCAGACCGTAGCTCGGCCACTCGGCCGTCGCCTCGGAACGGTCTCTCTGAGTTAA
- a CDS encoding M15 family metallopeptidase — protein MRKVLLVLVAAGLLLAAVASAQVAVPAEFPRRDAAEILDSDLVELVALDPTIHLDIRYATPNNLAGRPVYPEARALLQRPAAEALVRVNAALRKQGFGLLVYDGYRPWSVTKIFWDVTPPDKREFVADPTKGSKHNRGCAVDLSLYDLATGREAEMPSVYDEMSPRAYPTYTGGTDQQRIARDRLKAAMETEGFTVEPNEWWHFNYREWARYPILNIQFSEIVPRAAPR, from the coding sequence GTGGCCGTTCCGGCCGAGTTTCCGCGTCGCGACGCAGCAGAGATCCTGGACTCGGACCTGGTCGAGTTGGTCGCACTCGACCCGACCATCCATCTCGACATCCGTTACGCCACGCCGAACAACCTCGCCGGCCGCCCGGTCTACCCCGAGGCGCGGGCGCTGCTCCAGCGCCCGGCCGCCGAGGCGCTCGTCCGCGTCAATGCCGCGCTCAGGAAGCAGGGATTCGGGTTGCTGGTCTACGACGGCTACAGGCCCTGGTCGGTGACGAAGATCTTCTGGGACGTGACGCCGCCCGACAAGCGGGAGTTCGTCGCCGATCCGACGAAGGGCTCCAAGCACAACCGCGGCTGCGCCGTGGACCTGTCCCTGTACGACCTTGCGACCGGTCGCGAGGCCGAGATGCCGAGCGTCTACGACGAGATGTCGCCGCGGGCCTACCCGACGTACACCGGCGGCACTGACCAGCAGCGCATCGCGCGAGATCGGCTGAAGGCCGCGATGGAAACCGAGGGGTTCACGGTCGAGCCGAACGAGTGGTGGCACTTCAACTACCGCGAGTGGGCACGCTATCCGATCCTCAACATTCAGTTCTCGGAGATTGTTCCGCGGGCGGCACCGAGGTGA